A single Planktothrix serta PCC 8927 DNA region contains:
- a CDS encoding NAD(P)-dependent alcohol dehydrogenase, whose product MKAIVIYQYGSPDVLRYEDISTPSIKPDQVLVKIHASSVNPVDWKIRQGLLQPLSGYNFPKVLGSDLSGEIVEVGEQATRWRVGDQVYTFVNPLFGGAYGEYVAVPAANVSYKPQNISYTEAATVPVAGLTALQGLLDLGQLRPGQRVLINGASGGVGTFAVQIAVAMNADVTGVCGTANVDFVKRLGAHTVIDYTQEDFTLQEIQYDIIFDAVGKQSFFNCQKVLQSDGIYISTVPTVDNMGATLQTLLFSSQKCKLVLAQPSRRDLDALRDLIEAGKVKTVIDRTYSLSDIAEAHTYSEMGRTVGKIAITVNEGLQTINID is encoded by the coding sequence ATGAAAGCAATTGTTATTTATCAATATGGATCACCTGATGTTCTTCGGTATGAAGATATTTCTACCCCAAGTATTAAGCCGGATCAAGTTTTAGTCAAAATTCATGCCAGTAGTGTTAATCCTGTGGATTGGAAAATTAGACAGGGATTATTACAACCGCTATCCGGCTACAATTTCCCTAAAGTTTTAGGCTCTGATTTATCAGGAGAAATTGTAGAAGTGGGAGAACAAGCAACGCGCTGGCGGGTTGGCGATCAAGTTTATACCTTCGTTAACCCGTTATTTGGAGGCGCCTATGGGGAGTATGTGGCTGTCCCCGCAGCCAACGTCAGCTATAAGCCCCAAAATATATCCTATACCGAAGCAGCAACGGTTCCTGTAGCGGGTCTGACGGCTTTACAGGGGTTATTAGATTTAGGTCAATTGCGACCGGGACAACGGGTATTAATTAATGGGGCGTCTGGCGGTGTCGGAACCTTTGCGGTGCAAATTGCTGTGGCGATGAATGCCGATGTCACGGGGGTTTGCGGGACGGCTAACGTTGATTTTGTTAAACGTTTAGGAGCGCATACGGTTATTGACTATACCCAAGAGGATTTTACCCTGCAAGAAATTCAATATGATATTATTTTTGATGCGGTGGGTAAACAGTCCTTTTTTAATTGTCAAAAAGTTCTACAATCGGATGGAATTTATATCTCGACTGTACCAACGGTTGATAATATGGGAGCGACCCTACAAACCTTATTGTTTTCGAGTCAAAAATGTAAATTAGTATTAGCTCAACCTAGCCGTCGAGATTTAGATGCGCTGCGAGATTTGATCGAAGCGGGTAAGGTTAAAACAGTGATTGATCGAACTTATTCCTTAAGTGATATTGCTGAAGCTCATACTTATAGCGAAATGGGAAGAACCGTTGGTAAAATTGCCATTACGGTTAATGAAGGGTTACAAACGATTAATATTGATTGA